Part of the Babylonia areolata isolate BAREFJ2019XMU chromosome 4, ASM4173473v1, whole genome shotgun sequence genome, tgtgtgtgtgtgtgtgtgtgtgtgtgtgtgtgtgtgtgtgtgtgtgtgtgtgtgcccatcccagaggtgcaatattgttttaaacaagacgattggaaagaattgaatttttcctatttttatgcctaatttggtgtcaactgacaaagtattggcagagaaaatgtcaatgttaaagtttaccacggacacacagacacatacacagagagacaaccgaacaccaggttaaaacatagactcactttgtttacacaagtgagtcaaaaagatctTTCAAGTGAGAATATCAGTCACCATACTTTGTTTGCACTTCACCTTTTGGAATTTGcatacctttattttttttttttttttttttaatagcggAAATCAAATCTACCACTTACATAAAGTACACAGAAAGTAGTAACTGCTCTTGACCTAGATTCATGACACACTGATCTCATTCCCACCGAGGTTCAGCATTCAAGGGGTTAACTCGCCGCGGCGGGCAGGATTCCAAACACGTACCCTCGGGGTGGAAAATCctatgcttttgaaaaaaaaaaaaaaaaattgttgaataCGATCAGCAGTCACACCCCTCGCCGTTCGAGACATACAACTGCAACATTATcaactcccttccttcctcccttccttccttccttcccacactTTACAGTGGTGCCAGGAAAAGTGCATTCCATCACCACAGTCTCGCTATTATATAGAGAGGCTACGATTGCTTTGTATACCGCTGGGATTGATCTTTTTTCCTCACTATGGGGGGGACAATATGCATACAGAGACACTTTTCATGTGCTAAATCTCTCCGCTATGTCTGAcatgaagggaggtggggggaggggggggggggtcgcttgACTGTGCACCGGTAACAGAGTTGTTGTTTATGGTGATCTGGCTgtaggccccccccaccccaccccatcccacctcccccccgccaccccatgTCAGAGTGAACGTGTGGTGGGTaatggagtggagagggggggtgagaggagaggtgtggtgaggggagacaggagccggtggggatgggagggggaggggggcgggcttgggggggggggggggaacgggaaaAGAGCTTGAgccggagagagaggagaagagagagagagagagaaagagagagggggtggggggattgttaataatgataataataatggatacttatattgcacactatccagaaatctgctctaggtgctttgcaaaaacgctttgttaacataaaacattacatctatgttacatacacacaccaaaatgtaactacacacacacacacacacacacacacacacacacacacacacacacacacactgcatacatacattttaacatacatgtgtatctaacagctaccctaacacatacgcacacataggcaggcacaaacttacataaacgcacgcacacacaatacacattcatatacatgcatgtagttatgtacacatacatatgtatacacacatagtcaagcacagtttATTCAAGTTCATATATTATGGTACATATGCGCttgctcaaagaaaaaaaaacagagagagagagtttcagtttcagtttcagagcgtgcggacaaatccatgaACGCTACGTCACAcctgttgaaatgaaatgaaataaaataaaatagagcaGCTGCAAATGCTCTGTTCCACCAGCAAACAAAACTAAAGCTAATAGTAataaggaccccccccccccccctcccccctcctggacgctagtcattcggatgagacgataaaccgaggtcccgtgtgcagcacgcacttagcgcacgtaaaagaacccacgacaacaaaagagttgttcctggcaaaattctgtagaaaaatccacgtcaataggaaaaacaaataaaactgcacgcaggaaaaatacaaaaaacggggtggtgctgtagtgtagcgacacactccctggggagagaagcccgaatttcacacagagaaacctgttgtgataaaaagaaatacaaatacaaaaatacaaatctgTGACAGCACAGTTGACTAGAAACCGCCATttgcgaacaacaacaacaacaacaacaacaacaacaacacacacacacacacacacacacacacacacgaacaaacgaacaaacaaacaaggagacTAGCAGACAAGTAAGCGCTTCGCTCATTAGAACATTCAAATATATGCTAAAATGATGTCACAAACGCCCATGAATGAATCAAAGTCGAACAACAAGCATTGAAAAGAAACCTCATTTGGGCACTGCCAGATTCAGAATCGAGGACCCTCGGAAAAAGgtgttgtttagtttttttttcctcagtgctTTGAACCACCAGGCCACGCTACTGTACCCATAGCACGACCTACAATCGCAGCATGGGTAACGACTTCCAATAGACCACTACAGTAAGTAGTGCCATTTACGTGTCTCTAATTTCAACAAGCTTGCTATACGCGTAACAACGCTTGCTTTTCCTGCCCTTGGATTGATCCCCTCCGATGTTTATGACCATGGGCTAATCctcttgaggggagggggggcaacatTGAAGGGGAGGGAAGTTATAGAACGATGCACCGGTAATGCACGTGTTGTTTATCATCAGCTTTCAGCCCAAGTCAATGAGTGAAGAGTAAAAATAGCTGCAACATGACGggtgcaaaagccgagtggttaaagcgctggactatcaatctgagggtcccgggttcgaatcacggtgacggcgcctggtgggtaaagggtggagatttctccgatctcccaggtcaacatatgtgcagacctgctagtgcctgaacccccttcgtgtgtaaatgcaagcagaagatcaaatacgcacgttaaagatcctgtaatccatgtcagcgttcggtgggttatggaaacaagaacatacccagcatgcacacccccgaaaacggagtatggctgcctacatggcggggtaaaaacggtcatacacgtaaaagcccactcgtgtgcatacgagtgaacgtgggagttgcagcccacgaacgcagaagaagaagaagaagaagaagctgcaacATGGGCAGGGATaaagaggtggggtgtggggaataGTAGAGAGTGTGGGCCAGAGGagttggggattaaaaaaaaaaagttctattcCATCCATGGGCAAAGAAAAAACACCGGTTGTTGTGGGTTCAGCTTGACTTAACCACGTTCACAcggtcagtgacagacagaaatcagCAGGGGCTGGGAACGACCTAGATAACGCTACTCTGCCAACACAAGAACGACAAGTAACAacacacgttaactcactcagtacggccagtcctctcttctcctctacacagacccctcggatgtccagtgggtgcctcaatgacccaacctttagcttctgtcgtcagaattgtggtattctttgtcgacattcacctcttcagtataagagccttccgcttgcaatattttgatggtggtaattggggtgaaacgctgttaacgtcgtctctttcgccgttcgtatggagtgagttaaaatgcgCAGCTGAGACGGGGAAAACAGCAATTTCCGTGCTGGGTGACAGtgatgattcgaacccggaacctttCAGAATGCAAGCTCGGCGATACTCAACCACTTGAGTAAAACTTGGCACCCAAACTTCCTCTGGCGTCTTTAAGACTTGTTTAATGATCTATTGGCAAAAAGCCCTTTAGGTCAGGTTGCACTGGGCTTGGGCCTTGGTTCAGTGAAGGTGGCGTAGttcaacaaggcaaggcaaggcaagaaggttGTTTCGTGTGCCTCCtaggggcattgaaacattgcatacattcatctttcacacacacacacacacacacacacacacacacacacacacaagagtgatgtaatgttttttttttcaaacacctaGAAATAGACCCATtcagggcgggggttggggtggggggtgtgagcggggtggtggtgaggggggagctCTGATCCTATGGCTCATGCAGTGGTGCTATTTATGTACCGCACTTCCAAGCgcgacaaccttttttttctatgcatgtatgtgtcaaCGCTCGCTTGTCTTGCCCTGGGATTGATCTCCTTCGGGGTGTAATCTGCATACGGGGACAATGTTTATGGGCTAATCCCTAGTGGGCCCGACGGAGATGAAAGCGACGGAAATTCACAGGCGCCGTGCAACCGGCAAAACAGTTGTCCTTTATAGAGCGGGCTATAAGACTAAAGTCAGGGTGAATGTGTGGAGGAAATAGATGCAGGAGTGAGGTTGTGGAGATGGATGGAGGTGGTTGGTGCCAggtatggtggtgggggtaggggtgggtgtgtgtgtgggtgggggggggaagttggggggtcgtggggggggggagtagggtgggtgggggttaatcCGTTCAGTCAGTGGATACTTGAACAGCGCACGCAGCgaatgacaaaataaaataataaaaaaatttaaaaaaacacaaaaaaacaagaatctTCTGATAGCTTGTGAGAATTACAGGGAAACACTATTCAGGGGGTTTTCCCTTGTGGTCAAGTATGGGAACATTatctacggtgtgtgtgtgtctgtctgtctgtctgtctgtctgtgtatgtctgtgtgtatgcgcgcacgctcgtgtgtgtgtatttgagtacgcgcgagtgcgtgtggtgtttgtgtaattgtggttgcgtgtgtgagatcttcagtttaactctctccatacgaacggcgaaagagacgacgttaacagcgtttcatcccaattaccatcatcaaaatattgcaagcggaaggctcttatactgaagaggtgactgttgacaaagaatactacaattctgacgacggaagctaaaggttgggtcattcagacacccacaggacatccgaggggtctgtgtagaggagaagagaggactggccgtactgagtgagttaacgtctgtTCGCCAGAAGTGTTATCAGACGGAGaggttgcgtatgtgtgtgagttcttgTGCTTGTactgcgagcgtgcgtgtgtgtgtgtgtgtgtgtgtgtgtgtgtgtgtgtgtgtgtgtgtacatgcatgtgcctGTCCTTCCACGTGCGTGTAATTGCACAAGTGCATGCATGGGCGTATGTGTTTGCATATTttaatgcatgcgtgcgtgggaGTCTGCATACATTTATGTCTTATGTGTCCACCTATGCGcaaggtatgtttgtgtgtgtgtgtgtgtgtgcgcgcgcgcgcgcgtgtgtgtgtatgcgtgtgtgtgtgtgtgtgtgcgcgcgcgcgcatgtgtgtatgcgtgtgtgtgtgtgtgtgtgtgcgcgcgcgtgtgtatgcgtgtgtgtgtgtgtgtgtgtttctgtcagtctgtctgtggggatgtgtgtgactgtgtgtctatgtgtctgtgtatttgtttcttgATTTGTCGTTCCCACTGTTTTCTACTTtttgcttgctctgtgtgtgtgtgtgtgtgtgtgtgtgtgtgtgtgtgtgtgtgtatgtgcgcgcgcgtgtgtgtatgcgtgtgtgtgtgtgcgtgtgtgtgtgtgtgtgtgtgtgtgtgtgtgtgtgtgtgtgatactaacATTAGCCAACATAATTACGTACATGAATGCAGAAACCTTTCTACATCATCAGGGTGGAGCGGGGCGAGGCAgaatggggggtgcgggtgtgggggggagttctCTCTcccgaacccccacacccccatccccgcgcacccccaccaaaaagaaaaagaaaagaaaagaaagaaagaagaaaattaaaaaaaaaaataaataaaccgtTGTCGCTTGCTAATTTGGGCAGAGCAAACAGACGTCTGATCGACCAGACTTCCTACTGTGCCGTCGCGTCCATGTCAATCCATCATTAGCCAGGCTTGCAAGTCGTCACAGAACATAATTGTTTATGCGTTTACTGCCATAGGAagatatctatttcgtaactgatcataattgttATACTGAatattgcatacacacacacgcgcgcgcgcccccccccccccacacacacacacacaaacatagcttGCGCATAGGTGGACACATAAGACATAAATGTATGCAGACtcccacgcacgcatgcatcaAAATATGCAAACACATTTACACTTACGAAAtggatatgttcctaaaaaatatctgtctccaaaatcggttttttaatttttgtaatatgttcaaaggaggcaaaaaaaaagaagccatattagctgtaagtaagatgattagatttgcaaatgttgccaagctacacttttggagttaaaagacatttctgttttctcaacttttatgtgacattgttgtgtatttggaaatatttgttctggacatgaaaagattatttcaaaagtaatcctccatactccaataggagtgaaaggataattaaaacttgaaacttgaaacttgtgtgtgtgtgtgtgtgtgtgtgtgtgtgtgtgcatgtgtgtgtgtgtgtgtgtgtgtgcgcgcgcgcgtgtgtgtatgcttgtgtgtgcttgtgtgcgtatacacacacacatatatatatatgcatatatgtatacatatatctatccgtgagtgtgtgtatgtatgtatatatatatatatatatatatatatatatatatatatatatatatgtatgtatgtatgtatgtatgtatacatctgtatgtctatctatctatctatatatatatatatatatatttatatatttatatgtatatatatctatatatgtacacatatgtgtgtgtgtgtgtgtgtgtgtgtgtgtgtgtgtgtgtgtgtgtgtgtgtgtgacaatgaagtCATGCCAACAGCATATTTTTACGCTTATTTTGTTATAATATTCCATTTTTGTCACCGGTCCATGGCTGTAAACGCATAAACAAAAGACGATCAGGTTACGAACATTGACAAACAACACAGCCTGGTTGTGTTCAGTTCATGCGAgggaacaccaacaaaaagccTCATCAGTAATTCATGCAGACTGTCAGGGGAGGGgcaggcctcacacacacacacacacacacatgcacgcgcgcgcgcacacacacacacacacagatacacacacacacagagatacacagacacagacacagacacagacagacacacacacacacacacacacacacacacacacacacacacacacactcacacacacttactgttctgttgtgtttttttgtgtgtgtgtgtttttgtgtgtgtgtgtgtgtgtgtgtgtgtgtgtgtgtgtgtgtgtgtgcgcgcgcgcgtgcgtttctgCAATGTTTAAAACTTACATCACAGAGATTATTGCAATctgttgacataaaaaaaaagctgcCCCCTTGTCgaaagacaataacaataaaaaatctcaagtttcaagtttctctctctttatgtttactcctctctttcttctttctttattttattggggagaagggggcagagggggtgggggggggtgggggggtcatgttttattttgttataatATTCCATTTTTACCACCGGTCCATGGCTGTAAACGCATAAGCAAAAGACGATCAGGTTACGAACATTGACAAACAACACAGCCTGGTTGTGTCCAGTTCATGCGAgggaacaccaacaaaaagccTCATCAGTAATTCATGCAGACTGTCAGGGGAGGggcagtcctctctctctctctctcacacacacacacacacacacacacacacagagatacacacacacacacacacacgcacacacacatacacacacagatacacacacacacacacagagatacacacacgcacacacacatatacacacacagatacacacacacacacacacagatacacacacgcaaacacacacatacacatgcacgcacgcgcgcgcacacacacagagatacacacacacacacacacacacacacacacacattccaccacaGCACTGACCAGCCAGGATGACCATCTTGACGCCCCAGGCCAGGGACCAGAACCCTCcaaccccctactcccctcctccgccccccccccccctcccacacgcacacattctccttcacccctccacccaacccccaaaacaaaccatcAACCACAGAACTGACCGGCCAGGATGACCATCTTGTTGCCCCAGGCCAGGGaccagaaccaacacacacacacacacatacacacacacacacacacacacacacacacactttttcctttGCCTTGTGCATCAAGCCATGTACAAAAACCCCAACTatatctgaaaacaaacaaacaaacaaataacaatatgtgtgtgtgtgtgtgcgtgtgcgtgtgtgtgtgtgtgtgtgtttcgtctaatatcacttcaagtggaaagacgttaaactgaagacaacaacaacacacacacacacacacacacacacacacacacacacacacacacacacacacattccaccacaGCACTGACCAGCCAGGATGACCATCTTGACGCCCCAGGCCAGGGACCAGAACCAGCCGACGAGGAGGAAGATGACGGTGGCCAGCTGTGCCAGCCCCACCGCCACGTTGAGGCACACCGTCATCACCCGGGCGTCACCCTTGCTGGGCAGGCGGCACTGGCTGCCGCACAGCACGGAGAACCCGCTCACCACCGTGCCTGGGTGTCatcggtcatcatcatcgtcatcagcaacatcagcagcatcatcatcgtcatcgtcttcatcatcatcgtcgttgttactatcatcatcatcatcatcgtcgtcctcgttgttatcatcctcatcatcatcatcagtgtcgtcGTCCAGGTAATACACAAACACCAAAGACTCCAGGTAACACACAAATATCAAACACTccaggtaacagagagagagagagagagagagagagagagactgaccagCCCCCGGCAGGAGGATGTTGAGGACCAGACAGACGACAGCCAGTCTCACGGGCAGGAAGGGGATGGCGGCCCGGATCATGGAGTCGTCGTGCATCAGCACGGACTTGGGCTTGTCCTCCACCAGCCCCGGCGCCATCGTCACGGGCTGCGGCGTCAGCACACGGCTGAAGTCCACCGACTTGTGGGAGGCGGAGTCCACGGACATCCTCACCGAGTCCTTCCGGGACCCCATCGACACTCTCTCGTCCGCCTCTGAGGGTGCGGGGCCCAGGGATGAGGCGGGAACGGTCAGAGACTGCATGTTGTGATGATCCGAGCAGGGGGTCTTCCCGTCCACACTGGTtctcgttcctcctcctcctcccccaccaccacccgcgcTGCCGTTGCGGTCGAGGTTGTTTGAGAAAGCGTGGCCGGGTCTGTTTTCCACGCTGGCGACGCGTTTCATGATGGCTCGGCTTAGCAAGACGTGGGACTTCTTTTCACGGGCggttttgttgttctcttgtgTTTCTGGGTCTTTTTCGCTGCTGTTCTCCATCGTTGTCTTTGTGTCCGTCTTTTTCCCTCCGTTACCACTTCTGATGATTCCGTTGGCCGCTGGTTTGTTTCGTGTAGGGGTTTTGGTGTCAGCGGtctggttctctgtggactggcTGGCTTTGGAATCGTCAACACCTGCTGTCTGGATCAGGTCAGTTCCGTTCGCATCTTGTTTGACGTCTTTACTGTCGATTCTTTTCGACTCCGTTACGGGGTCGGGCTTGGAAAGAGAGGCAGGTTGGTGCACTTGTAGTTTTTCGTTCTTTCTAAAGAAGGGCCGGTTAGTTCTCTTTGGGTTCCTGTCTGTCAGGGCGCGAGGTGTCTTGGACTGTGCGGGTCTCGCTGGTTTGCAGGCACTTGAAGGGCGCTTTCGGTCAGAGTCCCCAGTGCTGCTGTCCTTGCTCTGTCTTGAATTTGTGAAAGACGTTGTTCCAGTTGTTCCTCCTCTCTGCGTCCTGACTTTTGCTGGAGTGTTGTGGCGGCTTCTGTCCCTCATCTGAGGCCTTGCATTGGTCTGCCTGTTGTTGTCGCCAGCTGCTGATGGCCTACTCGGTGTTCCTGCAGCATTTGACGTTGCTCTCGGGGACTCGCCCGCCTGTTTAACAAGTCTGCCTTTCTTTTCACCTGTTTCGTTCTCACCACTGTTGGTGTTGATGACCTCACCATCAGGCTTGGTGTCCTGAGACTGATGCGAGGAAGGGTCTGTTGAAGACTGCACGCTGCAGTCTGGTTTGGAACTGATAGCACTGTGGTCTGGGGAGTCTGTGGTCTCCTGCACCACGGAACAGGCCTCAGATTCCTGAAGACGGTCACCTGAAGCGTCCCGGGAGTCATTCGATCTTGGATCCATGGAAGGTaagtcttcttcctttccttctgacTTCAGATTCAGTGGGGAGagttcatcgtcttcttcttctccattctttttgttttcagtcgTGTTCGTTCCTTCTTCGTTTTCACCAGTATCATGCTGTACGTCCTCTCCATTCTTCGTGTCTTTGGAAGCGTCCATGCTTAACTCCGTCTCGGTTCCATCCGCCCCGTGGCTCGAATCGTTTCTGTCCCCTTTGTTATTGTCTCCGTTGTCACCTGCAGTGGCGGGTCTATCTTCCTCGGGTTCATCCACCTCACGGTGCGTGGCCAGGCTCCCGGCACTGAGGCCCCCCGTGTCGGAGATGCCGTCTGAGGACATGGCCTGGGGAAGAGGACCCGAGGACTGCGGGCCTTCGTGGGGTGTCTGGACGCCCCAATCCAGGGCGTCAAAAATGGGCGTCACTTCTGTGATCCTGGCCTGGTCCAGTGACATAGtccccccgactctctctctctctctgacctccgttcttcttcttcttgtcagcgATAACTGCTGTTGACAAGTTAGTATCAAGTGGTAAACTGTTCTTTCACAGATTTATATACACACTTGGGGAAAAATATAGATGATAAAAAGAACAGATCCGATGCAGTTGCTATCAAGCGGTTAACTGTTCTTTCACAGATTTATGACACactagtgggggtggggtggggggggggatatgtagagAAAAGATGCAACGcagtgggggtttttgttgttgttgttttttcttggtgaGGGGGTAGAGCATAACAATGATTTTGTTTTCCACAATGCTCAATCAATCGGACATTCTTCTCGACGTCCTCCCCCTTTCGACAGTGTACAATGTCACTAACctaagagattaaaaaaaataaataaataaattcacagAAACAGTCCCAATAAATGACAAATAAGTGTTGTGAAGGTGTAAGTTTTTGCAGTTTGATTGGCCATTCTGCGTTGTTTGGGGGTGAGTGTGACTGAAGCCAAGGCCCGATGCTCCAGGGGGAACTAACTGTGTGGCACCGTGTCGGGCATCACTGAGGAGTAGTCTCCGAGGGTGACCTGAAAAACAATTGACAACAGCAATAATCAgggcggggcggtgggggggcgggggggtggatgAAAGCGTGCTCTTATTACTTATACACAgtccctcttcttttcctttctgtaacatcatcatcatcatcagaagtattatcatcatcatcattagtagtagtagtagaagcagcagtagtaagagtagtatcagtattattgttgttggtgttgctgttgtttcgttggtgttgttataatcattattatcaacattatcattatcagtaactAAAACTAGACCACCATTTACACACTGAATTCTCCATCGGTCACTTAGCACGGTGCCCCTGTGGGCCTGACAGCCAGACACCAGAACATCTGCTGCTGTCCTGACCCCACTCCATGAGGTgcccaggaagaggtactggccctgCAACCCAACTCCACTGACCCGGAAGCTCTGGGGGCAGTGTGGAGGGCCTGCatcgtacagctgccttcatcgcagaGGCAGAGGCTGGAGTGTCCATATGAAGAACGAGTAGAAAAAGAACGACCAtaacttttttcccttttttttttttctttttttttctgcttcatcatctgcaccgtttcagtggcattactcccacgccgctcatttagtttcagttttagtagctcaaggaggcgtcactgcgttcggacaaatccatatacgctacaccacatctgccaagcagatgcctgaccagcagcgtaacccgacgcgcttagtcaggccttgagaaaaaaaaaaggggggggggtgaataaataatagtagataaatacattaaaaaaaaataactactaccatttctaataatatgtataaggcgcaaaaacatgatgaagtcaactataagcgtacataataaataaataaataataattataatgtaaaaaaagtagcactagtagtagtagtaataataataaataaataaataaataaataaataaataatacaacaatgatgataaataagcaaataaatctaaaacatggagacacattcacacatacacccacatatgcataacagatttagattcccccatatacggccacacctgggttcgtccatcacagttccagcatcggcagtccgcagggaaccatcgatgttaggtcgccaggaggccacaca contains:
- the LOC143281530 gene encoding uncharacterized protein LOC143281530, producing the protein MSLDQARITEVTPIFDALDWGVQTPHEGPQSSGPLPQAMSSDGISDTGGLSAGSLATHREVDEPEEDRPATAGDNGDNNKGDRNDSSHGADGTETELSMDASKDTKNGEDVQHDTGENEEGTNTTENKKNGEEEDDELSPLNLKSEGKEEDLPSMDPRSNDSRDASGDRLQESEACSVVQETTDSPDHSAISSKPDCSVQSSTDPSSHQSQDTKPDGEVINTNSGENETGEKKGRLVKQAGESPRATSNAAGTPSRPSAAGDNNRQTNARPQMRDRSRHNTPAKVRTQRGGTTGTTSFTNSRQSKDSSTGDSDRKRPSSACKPARPAQSKTPRALTDRNPKRTNRPFFRKNEKLQVHQPASLSKPDPVTESKRIDSKDVKQDANGTDLIQTAGVDDSKASQSTENQTADTKTPTRNKPAANGIIRSGNGGKKTDTKTTMENSSEKDPETQENNKTAREKKSHVLLSRAIMKRVASVENRPGHAFSNNLDRNGSAGGGGGGGGGTRTSVDGKTPCSDHHNMQSLTVPASSLGPAPSEADERVSMGSRKDSVRMSVDSASHKSVDFSRVLTPQPVTMAPGLVEDKPKSVLMHDDSMIRAAIPFLPVRLAVVCLVLNILLPGAGTVVSGFSVLCGSQCRLPSKGDARVMTVCLNVAVGLAQLATVIFLLVGWFWSLAWGVKMVILAVEHRAEKRQQREKELQTLALRAFTTPSNLRRSLLPPV